The following proteins come from a genomic window of Montipora foliosa isolate CH-2021 chromosome 2, ASM3666993v2, whole genome shotgun sequence:
- the LOC137992044 gene encoding putative histone-lysine N-methyltransferase PRDM6 isoform X3: MARNGVGFTSHFPVKNQAVSYQSSTHIVHNNRRFAFTYDDLYNCLYRHNEPQLIDIEAFKAQRKTSQADGDRSKEATNCDACRSKQSDCPVHKACHSSRKLHVPGQSEPVKLSYAIASFPEEVQLCVSSIPGAGCGVCAKQHIPVGTWIGPYEGKLVKCDEIKPTTDTSYMWEIYQDGKLSHYLDASDENTSSWMRFIRCARYREEQNLFSFQYCGNIYYRAFREISVGAELLVWYDEKYPQDMGIPLEVQDMALVDPNGTRLLQEVLAAQGQIQPIDKPKTTPQCPIPVSTQPVVTTHAATKSSSRRSPRSCDIMERPPSTAPKDTHLSWQHQAPIPVVSSSPVPIVDPLVHAGRARHNSEPAVPTKEERILIEDCDDDKRFHLSENGEMSLMKCGQCNQSFAQKNMLQVHVCPRMPRRPYKCNYCSESFSLPNELRTHVVTHANDKPFKCGYCSRTFAGATTLNNHIRTHTGERPFLCEKCGKTFTQASQLSKHQRIPHECTF; this comes from the exons ATGGCTCGAAATGGCGTGGGGTTCACAAGCCATTTTCCCGTCAAGAACCAGGCTGTTTCTTATCAAAGCAGCACTCACATTGTGCATAATAATCGCCGATTTGCGTTCACGTATGATGACTTGTATAACTGTTTATACCGACACAACGAACCGCAGCTTATAGACATTGAGGCATTTAAAGCTCAAAGAAAAACAAGTCAAGCAGATGGAGACAGATCTAAGGAAGCCACAA ATTGTGACGCGTGTCGTTCAAAACAAAGTGACTGTCCAGTTCACAAGGCTTGTCATTCTTCAAGAAAACTGCACGTACCTGGACAAAGCGAGCCAGTTAAGTTAAGTTACGCCATAGCTTCGTTTCCTGAAGAAGTTCAGCTGTGTGTGTCTAGTATCCCTGGTGCAGGTTGCGGAGTCTGCGCAAAGCAACACATTCCAGTGGGCACATGGATTGGTCCTTACGAGGGAAAACTCGTGAAATGCGATGAAATCAAACCCACCACTGACACATCTTACATGTGGGAG ATTTATCAAGATGGAAAGCTATCTCACTACCTCGATGCTAGCGACGAAAATACATCCAGTTGGATGAGGTTCATCCGTTGCGCACGGTATAGAGAGGAGCAGAACCTGTTCTCCTTTCAATACTGTGGTAACATCTATTATCGAGCGTTTCGAGAGATCTCCGTGGGAGCAGAACTCCTTGTATGGTATGATGAAAAATATCCGCAAGACATGGGAATTCCACTGGAGGTGCAAGACATGGCACTTGTAGACCCCAACG GAACCAGACTCCTGCAAGAGGTTCTAGCTGCTCAAGGTCAAATTCAACCCATAGACAAACCAAAGACCACGCCTCAATGTCCTATTCCTGTTTCAACTCAACCAGTGGTTACTACGCATGCTGCTACTAAATCGTCCTCACGTAGGTCACCCAGATCATGTGACATCATGGAGAGGCCCCCGTCCACCGCACCAAAAGACACTCACTTGTCATGGCAACACCAGGCTCCAATCCCTGTAGTCTCTAGCAGCCCCGTGCCCATCGTTGAccccctggttcacgctgggcGTGCGCGTCACAATTCGGAGCCAGCTGTCCCCACGAAAGAAGAACGTATTCTTATCGAAGATTGCGATGATGACAAACGATTTCACTTGTCCGAAAACGGAGAGATGAGCCTGATGAAATGTGGCCAGTGTAATCAATCTTTTGCCCAGAAAAATATGCTTCAAGTACACGTGTGTCCACGCATGCCCAGAAGGCCTTACAAGTGTAACTATTGCTCAGAGTCTTTTTCTTTACCCAATGAACTGCGCACGCATGTTGTCACTCATGCTAATGACAAGCCATTTAAGTGTGGCTATTGTTCACGCACATTTGCCGGAGCAACAACACTGAACAACCATATACGCACACATACAGGGGAACGGCCATTTCTTTGCGAGAAATGCGGCAAAACATTTACACAGGCCTCACAACTCAGCAAACATCAGCGAATCCCACACGAGTGCACGTTTTAA
- the LOC137992044 gene encoding putative histone-lysine N-methyltransferase PRDM6 isoform X2 has protein sequence MLFSVAKAPRKPALCLSQFPDLFYKHEMARNGVGFTSHFPVKNQAVSYQSSTHIVHNNRRFAFTYDDLYNCLYRHNEPQLIDIEAFKAQRKTSQADGDRSKEATNCDACRSKQSDCPVHKACHSSRKLHVPGQSEPVKLSYAIASFPEEVQLCVSSIPGAGCGVCAKQHIPVGTWIGPYEGKLVKCDEIKPTTDTSYMWEIYQDGKLSHYLDASDENTSSWMRFIRCARYREEQNLFSFQYCGNIYYRAFREISVGAELLVWYDEKYPQDMGIPLEVQDMALVDPNGTRLLQEVLAAQGQIQPIDKPKTTPQCPIPVSTQPVVTTHAATKSSSRRSPRSCDIMERPPSTAPKDTHLSWQHQAPIPVVSSSPVPIVDPLVHAGRARHNSEPAVPTKEERILIEDCDDDKRFHLSENGEMSLMKCGQCNQSFAQKNMLQVHVCPRMPRRPYKCNYCSESFSLPNELRTHVVTHANDKPFKCGYCSRTFAGATTLNNHIRTHTGERPFLCEKCGKTFTQASQLSKHQRIPHECTF, from the exons ATGCTATTTTCAGTGGCAAAAGCTCCGAGGAAGCCTGCTTTGTGTCTTTCGCA GTTCCCGGATCTTTTTTATAAACACGAAATGGCTCGAAATGGCGTGGGGTTCACAAGCCATTTTCCCGTCAAGAACCAGGCTGTTTCTTATCAAAGCAGCACTCACATTGTGCATAATAATCGCCGATTTGCGTTCACGTATGATGACTTGTATAACTGTTTATACCGACACAACGAACCGCAGCTTATAGACATTGAGGCATTTAAAGCTCAAAGAAAAACAAGTCAAGCAGATGGAGACAGATCTAAGGAAGCCACAA ATTGTGACGCGTGTCGTTCAAAACAAAGTGACTGTCCAGTTCACAAGGCTTGTCATTCTTCAAGAAAACTGCACGTACCTGGACAAAGCGAGCCAGTTAAGTTAAGTTACGCCATAGCTTCGTTTCCTGAAGAAGTTCAGCTGTGTGTGTCTAGTATCCCTGGTGCAGGTTGCGGAGTCTGCGCAAAGCAACACATTCCAGTGGGCACATGGATTGGTCCTTACGAGGGAAAACTCGTGAAATGCGATGAAATCAAACCCACCACTGACACATCTTACATGTGGGAG ATTTATCAAGATGGAAAGCTATCTCACTACCTCGATGCTAGCGACGAAAATACATCCAGTTGGATGAGGTTCATCCGTTGCGCACGGTATAGAGAGGAGCAGAACCTGTTCTCCTTTCAATACTGTGGTAACATCTATTATCGAGCGTTTCGAGAGATCTCCGTGGGAGCAGAACTCCTTGTATGGTATGATGAAAAATATCCGCAAGACATGGGAATTCCACTGGAGGTGCAAGACATGGCACTTGTAGACCCCAACG GAACCAGACTCCTGCAAGAGGTTCTAGCTGCTCAAGGTCAAATTCAACCCATAGACAAACCAAAGACCACGCCTCAATGTCCTATTCCTGTTTCAACTCAACCAGTGGTTACTACGCATGCTGCTACTAAATCGTCCTCACGTAGGTCACCCAGATCATGTGACATCATGGAGAGGCCCCCGTCCACCGCACCAAAAGACACTCACTTGTCATGGCAACACCAGGCTCCAATCCCTGTAGTCTCTAGCAGCCCCGTGCCCATCGTTGAccccctggttcacgctgggcGTGCGCGTCACAATTCGGAGCCAGCTGTCCCCACGAAAGAAGAACGTATTCTTATCGAAGATTGCGATGATGACAAACGATTTCACTTGTCCGAAAACGGAGAGATGAGCCTGATGAAATGTGGCCAGTGTAATCAATCTTTTGCCCAGAAAAATATGCTTCAAGTACACGTGTGTCCACGCATGCCCAGAAGGCCTTACAAGTGTAACTATTGCTCAGAGTCTTTTTCTTTACCCAATGAACTGCGCACGCATGTTGTCACTCATGCTAATGACAAGCCATTTAAGTGTGGCTATTGTTCACGCACATTTGCCGGAGCAACAACACTGAACAACCATATACGCACACATACAGGGGAACGGCCATTTCTTTGCGAGAAATGCGGCAAAACATTTACACAGGCCTCACAACTCAGCAAACATCAGCGAATCCCACACGAGTGCACGTTTTAA
- the LOC137992044 gene encoding putative histone-lysine N-methyltransferase PRDM6 isoform X1, which produces MVTCCSRFPVISIFLIEWFHQDEGTTDSTQWCGESKNIETLADLLWLRRITTIDWFPDLFYKHEMARNGVGFTSHFPVKNQAVSYQSSTHIVHNNRRFAFTYDDLYNCLYRHNEPQLIDIEAFKAQRKTSQADGDRSKEATNCDACRSKQSDCPVHKACHSSRKLHVPGQSEPVKLSYAIASFPEEVQLCVSSIPGAGCGVCAKQHIPVGTWIGPYEGKLVKCDEIKPTTDTSYMWEIYQDGKLSHYLDASDENTSSWMRFIRCARYREEQNLFSFQYCGNIYYRAFREISVGAELLVWYDEKYPQDMGIPLEVQDMALVDPNGTRLLQEVLAAQGQIQPIDKPKTTPQCPIPVSTQPVVTTHAATKSSSRRSPRSCDIMERPPSTAPKDTHLSWQHQAPIPVVSSSPVPIVDPLVHAGRARHNSEPAVPTKEERILIEDCDDDKRFHLSENGEMSLMKCGQCNQSFAQKNMLQVHVCPRMPRRPYKCNYCSESFSLPNELRTHVVTHANDKPFKCGYCSRTFAGATTLNNHIRTHTGERPFLCEKCGKTFTQASQLSKHQRIPHECTF; this is translated from the exons ATGGTTACCTGTTGTTCTCGTTTTCCAGTTATTTCGATTTTCCTGATTGAGTGGTTTCATCAGGATGAGGGTACAACCGATAGCACGCAATGGTGTGGCGAAAG caagaatattgaGACTCTAGCGGACCTCCTCTGGTTAAGAAGAATAACGACCATTGACTG GTTCCCGGATCTTTTTTATAAACACGAAATGGCTCGAAATGGCGTGGGGTTCACAAGCCATTTTCCCGTCAAGAACCAGGCTGTTTCTTATCAAAGCAGCACTCACATTGTGCATAATAATCGCCGATTTGCGTTCACGTATGATGACTTGTATAACTGTTTATACCGACACAACGAACCGCAGCTTATAGACATTGAGGCATTTAAAGCTCAAAGAAAAACAAGTCAAGCAGATGGAGACAGATCTAAGGAAGCCACAA ATTGTGACGCGTGTCGTTCAAAACAAAGTGACTGTCCAGTTCACAAGGCTTGTCATTCTTCAAGAAAACTGCACGTACCTGGACAAAGCGAGCCAGTTAAGTTAAGTTACGCCATAGCTTCGTTTCCTGAAGAAGTTCAGCTGTGTGTGTCTAGTATCCCTGGTGCAGGTTGCGGAGTCTGCGCAAAGCAACACATTCCAGTGGGCACATGGATTGGTCCTTACGAGGGAAAACTCGTGAAATGCGATGAAATCAAACCCACCACTGACACATCTTACATGTGGGAG ATTTATCAAGATGGAAAGCTATCTCACTACCTCGATGCTAGCGACGAAAATACATCCAGTTGGATGAGGTTCATCCGTTGCGCACGGTATAGAGAGGAGCAGAACCTGTTCTCCTTTCAATACTGTGGTAACATCTATTATCGAGCGTTTCGAGAGATCTCCGTGGGAGCAGAACTCCTTGTATGGTATGATGAAAAATATCCGCAAGACATGGGAATTCCACTGGAGGTGCAAGACATGGCACTTGTAGACCCCAACG GAACCAGACTCCTGCAAGAGGTTCTAGCTGCTCAAGGTCAAATTCAACCCATAGACAAACCAAAGACCACGCCTCAATGTCCTATTCCTGTTTCAACTCAACCAGTGGTTACTACGCATGCTGCTACTAAATCGTCCTCACGTAGGTCACCCAGATCATGTGACATCATGGAGAGGCCCCCGTCCACCGCACCAAAAGACACTCACTTGTCATGGCAACACCAGGCTCCAATCCCTGTAGTCTCTAGCAGCCCCGTGCCCATCGTTGAccccctggttcacgctgggcGTGCGCGTCACAATTCGGAGCCAGCTGTCCCCACGAAAGAAGAACGTATTCTTATCGAAGATTGCGATGATGACAAACGATTTCACTTGTCCGAAAACGGAGAGATGAGCCTGATGAAATGTGGCCAGTGTAATCAATCTTTTGCCCAGAAAAATATGCTTCAAGTACACGTGTGTCCACGCATGCCCAGAAGGCCTTACAAGTGTAACTATTGCTCAGAGTCTTTTTCTTTACCCAATGAACTGCGCACGCATGTTGTCACTCATGCTAATGACAAGCCATTTAAGTGTGGCTATTGTTCACGCACATTTGCCGGAGCAACAACACTGAACAACCATATACGCACACATACAGGGGAACGGCCATTTCTTTGCGAGAAATGCGGCAAAACATTTACACAGGCCTCACAACTCAGCAAACATCAGCGAATCCCACACGAGTGCACGTTTTAA